The following coding sequences lie in one uncultured Mailhella sp. genomic window:
- a CDS encoding dissimilatory sulfite reductase D family protein, translating to MVYNWLVEKTSKPGAKTKFYFNQFLELFPGASPRKVKNVLTALVDDEKVAYWSSGSTTMYGLKGAGKQGATEEGE from the coding sequence CTGGTGTACAACTGGCTCGTCGAAAAGACCAGCAAGCCCGGCGCCAAGACCAAGTTCTACTTCAACCAGTTCCTCGAACTGTTCCCCGGCGCCAGCCCCCGCAAGGTCAAGAACGTCCTCACCGCTCTGGTGGACGACGAAAAGGTGGCTTACTGGTCCTCCGGTTCCACCACCATGTACGGCCTCAAGGGCGCCGGCAAGCAGGGTGCCACTGAAGAAGGCGAATAA
- the dsrA gene encoding dissimilatory-type sulfite reductase subunit alpha codes for MAKHATPLLDQLESGPWPSFVSDIKQLAESRAKNAQGLDYQIPSDAPEDLLGIMELSYEDKETHWKHGGIVGVFGYGGGVIGRYCDQPEKFPGVAHFHTVRVAQPSGKFYSTEYLRGICDIWDLRGSGLTNMHGSTGDMVLIGTQTPQLEEIFYELTHKMEVDLGGSGSNLRTPAACMGMSRCEYACYNTQLACYQLTQDYQDELHRPAFPYKFKFKFDGCPNGCVASMARSDFAVIGTWKDDIKIDQEAVKAYVAGEEGFKPNAGAHSGRDWGKFDLQKEVIDLCPTHCMSWDGNKLSIDTANCVRCMHCINTMPRALHIGDDRGASILVGAKAPILDGAQMGSLLVPFIPAEEPFDEIKSIIEKIWDWWMEEGKNRERVGETIKRLSFQKLLEVTEIPAIPQHVIAPRTNPYILFKEEEVPGGWTRDIAAYRQRHLR; via the coding sequence ATGGCGAAACATGCAACCCCCCTGTTGGACCAGCTCGAATCCGGGCCCTGGCCCAGCTTTGTATCTGATATCAAGCAGCTTGCCGAAAGCAGAGCTAAGAACGCTCAGGGCTTGGATTATCAGATTCCCAGCGACGCTCCCGAAGATCTGCTGGGCATTATGGAACTTTCCTACGAAGACAAGGAAACCCACTGGAAGCACGGCGGCATCGTCGGCGTGTTCGGTTACGGCGGCGGCGTTATCGGCCGTTACTGCGACCAGCCCGAAAAGTTCCCCGGCGTGGCCCATTTCCATACCGTCCGCGTGGCTCAGCCTTCCGGCAAGTTCTACAGCACCGAATATCTGCGCGGCATCTGCGACATCTGGGATCTGCGCGGCTCCGGTCTGACCAACATGCACGGTTCCACCGGCGACATGGTGCTCATCGGCACCCAGACTCCTCAGCTTGAAGAAATCTTCTACGAACTGACCCACAAGATGGAAGTGGACCTCGGCGGTTCCGGTTCCAACCTGCGTACCCCCGCTGCCTGCATGGGCATGTCCCGCTGCGAATACGCCTGCTACAACACCCAGCTCGCCTGCTATCAGCTGACTCAGGACTACCAGGACGAACTGCATCGCCCCGCGTTCCCCTACAAGTTCAAGTTCAAGTTCGACGGCTGCCCGAACGGCTGCGTGGCTTCCATGGCCCGTTCCGACTTCGCCGTCATCGGCACCTGGAAGGACGACATCAAGATCGACCAGGAAGCCGTGAAGGCCTATGTGGCCGGTGAAGAAGGCTTCAAGCCCAATGCCGGCGCCCACTCCGGCCGCGACTGGGGCAAGTTCGACCTCCAGAAGGAAGTCATCGACCTCTGCCCGACCCACTGCATGAGCTGGGACGGCAACAAGCTGTCCATCGACACCGCCAACTGCGTGCGCTGCATGCACTGCATCAACACCATGCCCCGCGCTCTGCACATCGGCGACGACCGCGGTGCCTCCATCCTTGTCGGCGCCAAGGCCCCCATCCTCGACGGCGCTCAGATGGGCTCCCTGCTCGTTCCCTTCATCCCCGCGGAAGAACCCTTCGACGAAATCAAGTCCATCATCGAAAAGATCTGGGACTGGTGGATGGAAGAAGGCAAGAACCGCGAACGTGTTGGCGAAACCATCAAGCGTCTCTCCTTCCAGAAGCTGCTTGAAGTGACCGAAATTCCGGCCATTCCTCAGCACGTCATCGCGCCCCGCACGAACCCCTACATTCTCTTCAAGGAAGAGGAAGTGCCCGGCGGCTGGACCCGTGACATCGCTGCTTACCGTCAGCGTCACCTGCGCTAA
- a CDS encoding cache domain-containing protein — protein sequence MILFKKSSERSLRLEERAEPQLYRELFPYTKIGRIGFDGTIITPSPADPCFITDTTFRDGQQARPPYTVKQIAHIFDLLHKLGGKSGLIQASEFFMYSAKDRKAIDTCRARGYRFPRVTGWIRANENDLRLARDMEFDEVGLLTSVSDYHIYLKLGKTRQQAMDDYLRIVERALEWGIVPRCHFEDVTRADIHGFCLPFAAKLMELARKASMPVKIRLCDTMGFGVPYTGAALPRSVQRIVHAFTDEAGVPGQWLEWHGHNDFHKVLVNGVTAWLYGCASVNGALLGFGERTGNTPVEALVMEYISLTGNDDVADTTVISEIAEYFAKELDYTIPPNYPFVGSDFNATSAGVHVDGLSKNEEIYNIFDTAKILNRPVPIIITDKSGRAGVAYWINSKLELDDSRKVTKKHPAVGQIYNAIMQAYEAGRNTSFSNKEMLALVKQYMPELFVSELQKLKRIASRLASGIMTRLAAACRASRTDQERCNAMQSFADHYPYIQFITLTDAKGKLLQAVVTDEENAPKYGHLPDPGYDYSDRGWFKMPMQDGELHVTDVYQSQYTGALILSVSQAVTDDNDEIVGVLCGDIQLEELLKHTEDLEAEEKNEDAQA from the coding sequence ATGATTCTTTTCAAGAAAAGTTCTGAGCGCAGCCTTCGTCTGGAAGAGAGGGCCGAACCCCAGCTCTACCGCGAACTTTTCCCCTATACCAAGATAGGGCGCATTGGATTCGACGGCACCATCATCACGCCCAGTCCCGCTGATCCCTGCTTCATCACCGACACCACCTTCCGCGACGGCCAGCAGGCCCGACCTCCGTACACGGTGAAGCAGATCGCCCATATATTTGATCTTCTGCACAAGCTGGGAGGCAAGAGCGGCCTTATTCAGGCTTCGGAATTCTTCATGTACTCGGCCAAGGACCGCAAGGCCATCGATACCTGTCGGGCCCGCGGCTACCGCTTCCCCCGCGTCACGGGCTGGATACGCGCCAACGAGAACGATCTGCGCCTCGCCAGAGACATGGAGTTCGACGAGGTGGGCCTGCTCACCAGCGTGTCCGACTATCATATCTACCTTAAATTAGGCAAAACCCGTCAGCAGGCCATGGACGACTATCTGCGCATCGTGGAACGCGCCCTCGAATGGGGCATCGTGCCGCGCTGCCACTTTGAAGACGTCACCCGCGCGGACATCCACGGCTTCTGCCTGCCCTTCGCCGCCAAGCTCATGGAACTCGCCCGCAAGGCCTCCATGCCGGTGAAGATTCGCCTGTGCGACACCATGGGTTTCGGCGTGCCCTACACGGGCGCGGCCCTTCCGCGGTCGGTGCAGCGCATCGTGCACGCCTTCACCGACGAGGCCGGCGTGCCCGGTCAGTGGCTGGAATGGCACGGTCACAACGATTTCCACAAGGTGCTGGTCAACGGCGTCACCGCCTGGCTCTACGGCTGCGCCTCCGTCAACGGCGCGCTGCTCGGCTTCGGCGAACGCACGGGCAATACGCCCGTGGAAGCGCTGGTCATGGAATACATTTCCCTCACCGGCAACGACGACGTGGCTGACACTACGGTCATTTCCGAAATCGCCGAGTACTTCGCCAAGGAACTCGACTACACCATTCCGCCGAACTATCCCTTCGTGGGCAGCGACTTCAACGCCACGAGCGCGGGCGTCCACGTGGACGGCCTGTCCAAGAACGAGGAAATCTACAACATCTTCGACACGGCCAAGATTCTCAATCGGCCCGTGCCCATCATCATCACCGACAAGTCCGGCCGCGCGGGCGTGGCCTACTGGATCAACAGCAAGCTTGAGCTCGACGACAGCCGGAAGGTCACCAAGAAGCATCCCGCCGTGGGGCAGATCTACAACGCCATCATGCAGGCCTACGAGGCCGGACGAAACACCTCGTTCTCCAATAAGGAAATGCTGGCCCTCGTCAAGCAGTACATGCCCGAGCTCTTTGTTTCCGAACTGCAGAAGCTCAAGAGAATCGCCAGTCGTCTGGCTTCGGGCATCATGACCCGTCTGGCCGCGGCCTGCCGCGCAAGCCGCACGGATCAGGAACGCTGCAACGCCATGCAGAGCTTTGCCGATCATTACCCCTACATCCAGTTCATCACGCTTACCGACGCCAAGGGCAAGCTGCTGCAGGCCGTGGTCACGGATGAGGAGAACGCTCCCAAGTACGGCCATCTGCCCGATCCCGGCTACGACTATTCCGATCGCGGCTGGTTCAAGATGCCCATGCAGGACGGCGAACTGCACGTGACCGACGTGTATCAGTCGCAGTACACCGGCGCGCTCATTCTTTCCGTGTCGCAGGCCGTGACCGACGACAACGATGAAATCGTGGGCGTGCTCTGCGGCGACATTCAGCTGGAGGAACTCCTCAAGCACACCGAAGATCTGGAAGCGGAAGAAAAGAACGAAGACGCGCAGGCGTAG
- a CDS encoding L-serine ammonia-lyase yields MRSLVMRPITTSLFSLFKVGPGPSSSHTIGPMTAGRLFSSTCAELPREILARASRIRVRLFGSLSATGAGHGTDAAVLAGLLGVRPEDCPSGYLARLSEEPLKDHKVELGVGSALVSLADVVHDAVVHDYPYSNTLVAELLDAGGEVLFSKAYYSVGGGFVQWDGWKAPELGDPVYPYSNMKELRNIVRTQGLNIYEIMLANETAITGASRPAIIDQLNNILDRMEESVRHGLAGSGYLAGPLKVERKAHMLQERAQALHSSPGKFLAGLNAYAFAASEENASGGVIVTAPTCGSAGVMPALVYAMRHDLFIGDRAIREGFLAAAAVGFIAKHNASIAGAEVGCQGEIGVASAMAAAMLTDAQGNPSRYVENAAEVALEHHLGITCDPVGGYVQIPCIERNAMGAVKAFNAALISTGTRPESHRVSLDAAIAAMAETGREMSHKFKETSMGGLAVSMVTC; encoded by the coding sequence ATGAGGAGCCTCGTCATGCGGCCCATCACAACATCGCTTTTTTCCCTGTTCAAGGTGGGCCCCGGCCCGTCGAGCTCGCACACCATCGGTCCCATGACGGCCGGTCGTCTTTTTTCCTCCACGTGCGCCGAGCTTCCCCGCGAAATCCTTGCCCGCGCCTCCCGCATACGGGTGCGCCTCTTCGGCTCTCTGAGCGCCACGGGCGCGGGACACGGCACCGACGCCGCCGTGCTGGCGGGCCTGCTCGGCGTGCGTCCTGAAGACTGTCCTTCCGGCTATCTGGCCCGCCTGTCCGAAGAGCCGCTCAAGGATCACAAGGTGGAACTCGGCGTGGGCAGCGCGCTGGTTTCCCTGGCCGACGTCGTTCACGACGCCGTGGTTCACGACTATCCCTACAGCAACACGCTGGTGGCCGAACTGCTTGACGCCGGCGGCGAAGTGCTGTTCAGCAAGGCTTACTATTCCGTGGGCGGCGGCTTCGTGCAGTGGGACGGCTGGAAGGCTCCCGAACTCGGCGATCCGGTGTATCCGTACAGCAACATGAAGGAACTGCGGAACATCGTGCGCACTCAGGGCCTGAACATCTACGAAATCATGCTGGCCAACGAAACGGCCATCACCGGGGCGTCGCGTCCGGCCATCATCGATCAGCTCAACAACATTCTGGACAGAATGGAGGAATCGGTGCGGCACGGTCTTGCCGGCAGCGGCTACCTTGCCGGTCCCCTCAAGGTGGAGCGCAAGGCGCACATGCTTCAGGAACGGGCCCAGGCGCTTCATTCCTCCCCGGGCAAGTTCCTTGCCGGACTCAACGCCTACGCCTTTGCCGCCTCGGAGGAAAACGCCTCGGGCGGGGTCATCGTCACGGCGCCCACCTGCGGCTCGGCGGGCGTCATGCCCGCGCTCGTGTACGCCATGCGTCACGATCTCTTCATCGGCGACCGCGCCATCCGCGAAGGCTTTCTGGCCGCCGCGGCCGTGGGCTTCATCGCCAAGCACAACGCCAGCATCGCCGGGGCCGAAGTGGGCTGTCAGGGCGAAATCGGCGTGGCTTCCGCCATGGCCGCCGCCATGCTCACCGACGCGCAGGGCAATCCTTCCCGCTACGTGGAAAACGCCGCCGAAGTGGCTCTGGAACATCATCTCGGCATCACCTGCGATCCCGTGGGCGGCTATGTGCAGATTCCCTGCATCGAGCGCAACGCCATGGGCGCGGTCAAGGCCTTCAACGCTGCGCTCATCAGCACGGGCACGCGCCCCGAGTCGCACCGCGTTTCCCTGGACGCCGCCATCGCCGCCATGGCAGAAACCGGCCGGGAAATGAGCCACAAGTTCAAGGAAACCTCCATGGGCGGCCTGGCCGTGAGCATGGTCACCTGCTGA
- a CDS encoding thioredoxin domain-containing protein, giving the protein MSFLRHICLTLFLLSGGLMVAAPVQAASSSDMNAQLEALLREHPELILNVLKDHSEELLDIVQQGSDKRRRAVLLRQWETEIDQPKQVALEGRPVGGPADAPVTIIAFSDFLCTYCHQAAYTVGNLMKRYPGKIRLVFKQIPKTQAGRVAGEWFIAAYQMDRAKAWKMYALTFDRQKEVEEDVLSAMRAIAAEAGFDAKAVEAAVKSKAKELDALMAGDAADANALGFVGTPYFLVNNMVLRGALPMENFIDAVEMALKHTAAK; this is encoded by the coding sequence ATGTCTTTTCTTCGTCATATATGTCTGACGCTTTTTCTGCTTTCCGGCGGACTTATGGTCGCTGCGCCGGTTCAGGCCGCGTCTTCCTCCGATATGAACGCGCAGCTTGAGGCGCTGCTCAGGGAGCATCCTGAGCTTATTCTGAACGTGCTCAAGGATCACAGCGAAGAGCTGCTCGACATTGTTCAGCAGGGCTCGGACAAGCGCCGTCGCGCCGTGCTGCTGCGTCAGTGGGAAACGGAAATCGATCAGCCCAAGCAGGTGGCGCTGGAAGGTCGTCCCGTGGGCGGACCTGCCGACGCGCCCGTGACGATTATCGCCTTTTCCGACTTTCTCTGCACCTACTGCCATCAGGCCGCCTACACGGTGGGCAATCTGATGAAGCGGTATCCGGGCAAGATTCGTCTCGTGTTCAAGCAGATACCCAAGACGCAGGCCGGCCGCGTGGCCGGCGAATGGTTCATTGCCGCCTATCAGATGGACAGGGCGAAGGCGTGGAAGATGTACGCGCTTACCTTCGACCGTCAGAAGGAGGTGGAAGAAGACGTGCTCTCCGCCATGCGCGCTATTGCCGCCGAGGCCGGATTTGACGCCAAGGCCGTGGAAGCCGCAGTGAAGAGCAAGGCCAAGGAACTCGACGCCCTCATGGCGGGCGACGCCGCCGACGCCAACGCGCTGGGCTTTGTGGGCACGCCGTATTTTCTCGTGAACAATATGGTGCTGCGCGGCGCGCTTCCCATGGAAAACTTCATAGACGCCGTGGAAATGGCTCTCAAGCATACGGCGGCCAAGTAA